A window of Bacillus sp. DX3.1 genomic DNA:
CGAAATGGTCCACCATCCCATTCCTAATACTAAATTAGATAAAATCATTGATAGTATAGCTATAATGATCCCATATTTTCTCCCCATTATAAGTGATATAATAATTATAATCGCTGTCATCGGTTGCACATTTGGAATAAATGCAAATATAAGGCGTCCCGCAACTGTTAAACTAGCTAACATTGCTACTAATACAATACTTCTCACATTAGTTAATGGGATATACTGAAACTTATTACTTAGCTTCATGCAAATCCCAAGTAATCACATCACCATCTTTTAACTCGATATCTTTTGCACCTTTCATTGCTGGTTCTTTATTCACATCAAACATCCAATATTTCTTTGCATTCACATCTTGTTGTTTTCCTTCAATAGATGTAATCATGCCATTTTGATCTTCAATCTTAAAATTTTCTTTCATTGCATCGTATAATTTCTCGCCATTTTTCACTTTTACTTTTTCTTTCGCAACAGTTTCTTTCCCGTTGTCCATTGTTACTTCAATTGTTACTTGAGGCGTTTTCGTATCTGTTTTCTTTACCTCATCTTGCTTACCTTGTTGACATCCCGCAAAAACAAACATCGTTATAATCATTAATAAGGATGTAATAAATAATTTACTTTTTCTCATTTTTCTTCTTTCTCCTCTCTTGGTACTGATAATGGATCGATATAGCTTGTGCCACCGACTTATTCAATCGTCATTATAACATAGCACTCTCCATCCCCTAGCATAAACAGCTTATATAAAGGGAAACTTTGATCCGTAGAGGTTTACCTCATTCACCACTTAGAATTTTGAGGTAGGGATATTACTATCTGCAAATAGCGGGATAAAAACACCTCTTATTTTTCTTTTATTTTAATTGATTTTCATTCTCAATATCCTTGATCTATATCAAGAAAAGTAAAGAATTGCTGTACATCACACCAATGAATTTTTAAAGAGAATAAAAAAACGTGTACACTTTCTTGTACACGTTTCTTTCACATTACCGCTTTTTTTCACCTAATAGGTAGTTCGCTACTCTCGAGTTTAGCAAATTGATTTACAGACTGGCAATCAATATCGTAATGAAAGAAAGAAGGGGAACACTTGCTAATAGAGATATATGAAAAACGATTGATAGATCGTTGCCAATCGTCGCTTCAATCGGGTCTTTCGCAGGCGATGCTAAAAAACGTAAAAATCGATCTCCGAAATTAGTCTTCCTTGGAAATTCAGGAACATCAACATGATCGCTATCTAAATGCTGCTGCAATGTATACTCTTTATCAAAGGGATTTTCGTTCAATTTCATCCACCTCCAGCAGCTGTTTTAATTTTTTGATACCATTATGCAGTCTCGATTTAACTGTTCCCACTGGGATATCAAGTACGGCTGCAATTTCTTTATGAGGCATATCATGGTAGTAAGAAAGAATAATAACGGCGCGCTGTTCTTCAGGGACTTTCAAAACAGCTTCTCGAACAGTAAGACGATCTTCATTTGAAAATTCCTTCTCTTGAATCGGAACAAAAAACGGGAGAAGAGACCGCCATTTTTTTCTGCGATTCAATTTATTAATCATGAGCCGGTATGCAATTTGAAACAAATATGTTTTGATCTTTCCTTTGTTAAGCTCATACATATGTTTCTTCCGTTCTAATGTAAGAAACGTATCTTGAACGAGATCTATACTTAATTGCTCATCACGATTAAAACGATATAAAAAAATATATAACGCTGGTTTGATTAAGACATATAGTTTTTCTCCCGCCTGCTTATCTCCATTTTGATATGCAAGCATGAGTTCTTCCTCAATCCCAATCTACGCCATGTTTTTTAATCTCCTTTATTCCCTTTAACGTTAAAGAGACTCGGCTAATTAAATATCCGCTCGCAACAATTGTCCATGCTTGTGATTGATTCGTAAAAAACTGTACATACGGGTTTTGAATTGTAAATCCACTTGAAACTAATAAATTGAGCACCTGGACACATATACAAGCATACACCGCAACACAGACGGAAATTGTATCAAATACATTCCAACGAAAATACACTTTTGTTCGAACGATATATTTCCTATCAAAAGGTATCACAATTCCAAGAATAACAATCATCATAATTCCTACTACAGCCGCTGAAACAATAAACCCAATTTGCATGTAAGTCGCCCCCTAATCTATCAAGTCATAAACTTATACAACCGACAGAGGCAAACGGTTCAAAAGAAATTATTTTATTTTTTTAATCACTTGTGCAGGATTTCCTCCTACTACTACATTATCAGGCACATCCTTTGTTACGACAGCACCTGAGGCAATAACTGCATTATGTCCAATCGTTACACCAGGATTAATAACAGCCCTTCCACCAATCCATACGTTATCACCAATTATGACCGGCTTTCCAAATTCAGTACCACTAGCTCGTTCAATCGGATCAAGCGGATGTGTTGCCGTATAAATATGAACACCCGGAGCTAACATACAATTCTTACCTATCGTAACAGGACATACATCTAGAATGACACAATCAAAATTCGCATAAAAGTTTTCTCCAACATGAATGTTAGAGCCATAATCACATCTAAAAGAAGATTCAATATGAATGTTATCACCAGTTGATCCAAATAACTCTTTTACGATTAAACGACGTTCTTCGTATTTTATTTCTACCGTTTCATTTAGTTTTCTTGTTAATATGCGAGCATGCTCTCTTTCTTGTACTAGCACCGGATCAGCAGGTACATACATTTCGCCTTGTATCATCTTTTCTTTTTCCGTTTTCACAGTATCCTCCCCTTTAACACGTATATATAAGTTCACACTTATTATAATAGCACAAAAAAAGAAAGGTCTGAACGAGGTATACATTCAGACCTTTCTTTCTTAATCTTCCATCGTAGATAAGTCGCCTGTTGGTAAGTTTAACTCCCACGCTTTTAAAACGCGTCTCATAATTTTACCGCTTCTTGTTTTCGGTAATTTATCCCGGAATTCAATTTGTCTCGGCGCCGCATGAGCTGCAAGGCCTTTTTTCACAAATTGACGAATCTCTTCTTTCAACTCATCAGATGCTTCGTATCCTGCACGTAGTGCGATAAACGCTTTAATAATTTCTCCGCGCACCGGGTCTGGAATACCAATTACACCAGCCTCCGCTACAGCAGGGTGTTCAATTAATTTACTTTCTACTTCAAATGGACCAACGCGCTCGCCAGATGTCATAATTACATCATCAATACGTCCTTGGAACCAGAAGTAACCATCTTCATCCATATATGCAGAGTCACCTGATACATACCAATCACCTGGCATAAAGTAAGACTCATATTTTTGCGGGTTGTTCCAAACTGCGCGCATCATCGATGGCCAGCCTTTCGCAATCGCTAGATTCCCCATTGTATATGGCGGTACTTCATTGCCTTCATTATCAACAATTGCTGCCTTCACACCTGGAATTGGTTTCCCCATTGATCCAGGGCGAATTTCCATACAAGGATAGTTACAAATAACTTGTCCACCTGTCTCTGTCATCCACCATGTATCGTGAATACGAAGGCCAAATGCGCTCATTCCCCAGCGAATTACTTCTGGATTTAACGGTTCACCAACACTTAACACGTGGCGCAGCGCTGATAAGTCGTATTTCTTAATCGCTCCTTCTCCTGCTCCCATCAACATGCGGAATGCTGTTGGTGCACTATACCAAACAGTTACACCGTAATCTTGCAACGCTTCATACCATGCCTCTGGACTAAAACGTCCTCCTAAAACAACATTTGAGCCGCCTACTAACCATGGTGCAAAAATACCATAAGCAGTTCCTGTCACCCAGCCTGGATCAGCAGTGCACCAATATACATCGTCTTCTTTTAAATCAAGCACCCATTTTGCCGTTTGATAATGCTGTACCATTGCATTTTGTGCATGAAGAACACCTTTTGGCTTTCCTGTAGAACCAGACGTATAATGAAGAATTAATCCATCCTCTCGGTCCAGCCATTCGATTTGCAGCTTATTAGAAGCTTGCTCAAATAATGAGTTAAAGGCAACAAGCTTTCCGCCTTCTTCTACATTTTCTCCAACAAGAAAGACCGTTTTTAATGCTGGTAAATCGTTAAGCGGTACACGCTCTAACAATTCTGGTGTCGTAATGAGAACTTTTGCTTCACTATCTTCTAAGCGATCACGCACCGCCCCTTCCATAAACGCTTCAAATAATGGACCAACAATCGCCCCTAATTTCACTGCACCAAGAAGTGCAAAATATAATTCTGGTGAACGTGGCATGAAAATAAAAACGCGATCTCCTTTTTCCACATCACCATAATTTTTCAGAACATTACCCGCTTTGTTAGAGAATTCCTTCATTTCTTTAAATGTATATTTTTCTTTGCGCGAACCATCTTGATAATAAAGCGCCACTTTATTTTTTCTATCAGATTTCGCATGTTTATCAATTGCCTCATATGCCATATTTACTCGGCCTGTTTCATACCAAGAAAAATTTTTATTAACCTCTTCCCAGTTAAAATTTGCATATGTTTCTTCATAATTCAACAAATTATTTTCTCCTTTAATGACAGGAAGTGTTTCTACTTTCATACTTTACATCCCCCTTCTATGTATTCTATTATCTATTATAATAACATTATTTAAAATTTTCAGTATTTTTGTTGATTTTTAGACAAATTTTTACTGACAAAATTCGATTCACATCGCATATATTATAAAGTACGATATATAGTAGATTCACAAACCCTCAAGGTGGTGAGTAAAATGTTGATTCATAAAAAAATATATAATGCAAGAAACTTAAAAACAGCAAGAGGAACCTTAGTGATTGAAGGCCCTGTGTCTACTCATAAACTCGAAATGTATGAATTCCATCCGGACTTAATTGCCTTTCGACCTGCTGATCAACAATATAAAGCAATTGTCGAAATTTCTAAATTACCAGAAGCTCGTCT
This region includes:
- the acsA gene encoding acetate--CoA ligase, translating into MKVETLPVIKGENNLLNYEETYANFNWEEVNKNFSWYETGRVNMAYEAIDKHAKSDRKNKVALYYQDGSRKEKYTFKEMKEFSNKAGNVLKNYGDVEKGDRVFIFMPRSPELYFALLGAVKLGAIVGPLFEAFMEGAVRDRLEDSEAKVLITTPELLERVPLNDLPALKTVFLVGENVEEGGKLVAFNSLFEQASNKLQIEWLDREDGLILHYTSGSTGKPKGVLHAQNAMVQHYQTAKWVLDLKEDDVYWCTADPGWVTGTAYGIFAPWLVGGSNVVLGGRFSPEAWYEALQDYGVTVWYSAPTAFRMLMGAGEGAIKKYDLSALRHVLSVGEPLNPEVIRWGMSAFGLRIHDTWWMTETGGQVICNYPCMEIRPGSMGKPIPGVKAAIVDNEGNEVPPYTMGNLAIAKGWPSMMRAVWNNPQKYESYFMPGDWYVSGDSAYMDEDGYFWFQGRIDDVIMTSGERVGPFEVESKLIEHPAVAEAGVIGIPDPVRGEIIKAFIALRAGYEASDELKEEIRQFVKKGLAAHAAPRQIEFRDKLPKTRSGKIMRRVLKAWELNLPTGDLSTMED
- a CDS encoding RNA polymerase sigma factor produces the protein MLAYQNGDKQAGEKLYVLIKPALYIFLYRFNRDEQLSIDLVQDTFLTLERKKHMYELNKGKIKTYLFQIAYRLMINKLNRRKKWRSLLPFFVPIQEKEFSNEDRLTVREAVLKVPEEQRAVIILSYYHDMPHKEIAAVLDIPVGTVKSRLHNGIKKLKQLLEVDEIERKSL
- a CDS encoding DUF4430 domain-containing protein gives rise to the protein MRKSKLFITSLLMIITMFVFAGCQQGKQDEVKKTDTKTPQVTIEVTMDNGKETVAKEKVKVKNGEKLYDAMKENFKIEDQNGMITSIEGKQQDVNAKKYWMFDVNKEPAMKGAKDIELKDGDVITWDLHEAK
- a CDS encoding maltose acetyltransferase domain-containing protein, with amino-acid sequence MKTEKEKMIQGEMYVPADPVLVQEREHARILTRKLNETVEIKYEERRLIVKELFGSTGDNIHIESSFRCDYGSNIHVGENFYANFDCVILDVCPVTIGKNCMLAPGVHIYTATHPLDPIERASGTEFGKPVIIGDNVWIGGRAVINPGVTIGHNAVIASGAVVTKDVPDNVVVGGNPAQVIKKIK